The proteins below come from a single Candidatus Polarisedimenticolia bacterium genomic window:
- a CDS encoding NADH-quinone oxidoreductase subunit N, whose product MMSIPAALVPLSPVLAMELWTAAVLLLVSLFKRSGSEAGYLAFGCIIFAAIPLMKLIQDNVTVTLFSGAMIVDRFALIFWMLFLATAGLTVLTSIPLVEKDGQGLGEYHVLVMCATIGMMLMSASENLLTLFLGLEILSISLYVLAGFTRDHEKSVESSLKYFLLGAFATSFLLYGIALIYGVTRSVDLRGVTRAFALPPDMPIDSRAMLGMGLILIGLAFKLGAAPFHFWIPDVYQGAPAPVAGFMAAGTKAAALAMVLRIFTVGFQGPQAQASWVAMLTVLAIATMTAGNVVALAQTNIKRMLAYSSVAHAGYLLVGVVVTSSVADRAEALSAILYYLAGYTFMNLGAFAIASLLGKDGGEGEEAFSLYSYSGLARRRPVIAAMMAIFMLSLTGIPPMAGFLGKFFLFRAAVDGKFYLLAVMGLLNSVIGACYYLRVIVNMYMKEPNTTTPGPPLTAAEGVSLGVSAIATILLGILPVWFLNLTRSLL is encoded by the coding sequence ATGATGTCGATTCCGGCCGCCCTCGTTCCACTCTCTCCCGTTCTCGCCATGGAGCTCTGGACCGCGGCAGTGCTGCTGCTGGTCTCTCTGTTCAAGCGCTCGGGCAGCGAGGCAGGCTATCTTGCCTTCGGCTGCATCATTTTCGCCGCGATCCCGCTGATGAAGCTGATCCAGGACAACGTGACGGTGACGCTCTTCTCCGGCGCCATGATCGTCGACCGCTTCGCTCTGATCTTCTGGATGCTCTTTCTGGCGACGGCGGGGCTCACGGTCCTCACCTCCATCCCGCTGGTGGAGAAGGACGGCCAGGGGCTGGGGGAGTACCACGTCCTGGTCATGTGCGCCACGATCGGCATGATGCTGATGTCGGCGAGCGAGAACCTCCTCACCTTGTTCCTGGGTCTGGAGATCCTGTCGATCTCTCTCTACGTCCTGGCCGGGTTCACGCGCGACCATGAGAAATCGGTGGAGTCCTCGCTGAAGTATTTTCTCCTCGGGGCCTTCGCCACCTCGTTCCTGCTGTACGGCATCGCGCTGATCTACGGCGTCACCCGCAGCGTCGACCTGCGCGGCGTGACGCGCGCCTTCGCGCTGCCTCCCGACATGCCGATCGACAGCCGCGCCATGCTGGGAATGGGGTTGATCCTGATCGGCCTGGCCTTCAAGTTGGGAGCGGCGCCGTTCCACTTCTGGATCCCCGACGTCTACCAGGGGGCGCCCGCGCCGGTGGCCGGCTTCATGGCGGCGGGCACGAAGGCGGCGGCGCTGGCCATGGTCCTGCGCATCTTCACCGTCGGCTTTCAGGGACCGCAGGCGCAGGCGAGCTGGGTGGCGATGCTCACCGTGCTCGCCATCGCCACCATGACCGCCGGCAACGTCGTGGCCCTGGCGCAGACCAACATCAAGAGGATGCTGGCCTACTCGTCGGTGGCGCACGCCGGCTACCTGCTGGTAGGAGTCGTCGTCACTTCTTCGGTGGCCGATCGCGCCGAGGCCCTCTCCGCCATCCTCTATTACCTGGCCGGCTACACCTTCATGAATCTGGGGGCGTTCGCCATCGCCTCGCTGCTGGGTAAGGACGGGGGGGAAGGGGAGGAGGCCTTCTCGCTGTACAGCTACTCCGGCCTGGCGCGCCGCCGTCCCGTCATCGCGGCGATGATGGCGATCTTCATGCTGTCGCTCACCGGCATCCCGCCGATGGCCGGCTTCCTCGGGAAGTTCTTCCTGTTCCGCGCCGCTGTCGACGGCAAGTTCTACCTGCTGGCGGTCATGGGGCTCCTGAACTCCGTCATCGGCGCCTGCTACTATTTGCGCGTCATCGTCAACATGTATATGAAGGAGCCCAACACCACCACCCCCGGCCCGCCGCTCACCGCCGCTGAGGGGGTGTCGCTGGGCGTCTCCGCCATCGCCACCATCCTCCTGGGCATCCTCCCCGTCTGGTTCCTGAACCTCACCCGCTCGCTGCTGTAG
- a CDS encoding AraC family transcriptional regulator has product MRPYGPSSLTRVPLVLLDQAQSLGADRRSLMAAAGLTAAELKDPDGRIPSEKVWKLWHALAQQIPDEALGLTLMEGKGPAAPFGLVSYSLYYSRTLKRALHRLSRYSSIVAETVRLHVETDDDQCRIVLESDPHFETLRHPIDLRLANIVALLRQLSGNPLSPVEVELPYPKLKDVSHHRRFFTAPLRFGQPKAALRYRAAQMEMPVLQADETLAGYLDRLAEQKLRELEERTWTGRVSRALWTELSSGAPSLEHIASILSVSPRTLQRSLSEEGTSFRQVLEDLRRRMSGALLHRKGIAASEVAFLLGYADPTSFHHAFRRWHRTSPRAYRRAG; this is encoded by the coding sequence ATGCGGCCGTATGGTCCCAGTTCCCTCACGCGTGTTCCCCTCGTGCTGCTCGATCAGGCTCAAAGTCTGGGCGCCGATCGACGTTCTCTGATGGCCGCAGCCGGCCTGACGGCGGCGGAGCTGAAGGATCCCGACGGCAGGATCCCGTCCGAGAAGGTATGGAAGCTCTGGCACGCCCTGGCGCAGCAAATCCCCGACGAGGCTCTTGGGCTGACATTGATGGAGGGAAAGGGTCCGGCCGCGCCTTTCGGACTGGTGAGCTACTCGCTCTACTACAGCCGAACGCTGAAGCGCGCCCTGCACCGACTCTCCCGCTACAGCTCTATCGTCGCCGAAACCGTCCGCCTCCACGTGGAGACGGACGACGATCAATGCCGCATCGTCCTGGAGTCCGACCCGCATTTCGAGACGCTGCGCCACCCGATCGATCTCCGACTCGCGAACATCGTGGCCCTTCTGCGCCAGCTCTCGGGAAACCCGCTGTCGCCCGTGGAAGTGGAGCTCCCTTATCCGAAGCTGAAGGACGTCTCCCATCATCGTCGCTTCTTCACGGCGCCCCTACGCTTCGGTCAGCCCAAAGCAGCCCTGCGCTATCGCGCCGCGCAGATGGAGATGCCGGTGCTGCAGGCTGACGAGACGCTCGCCGGCTACCTCGACCGGCTGGCCGAGCAGAAGCTGCGCGAGCTGGAGGAGCGGACCTGGACCGGCCGCGTAAGCCGCGCCCTGTGGACCGAGCTCAGCAGCGGCGCGCCTTCGCTGGAGCACATCGCCTCGATCCTGTCGGTCAGCCCCCGAACGCTGCAGCGCTCTCTGAGTGAAGAGGGAACTTCATTCCGCCAGGTCCTGGAGGACCTGCGCCGCCGGATGTCCGGCGCCTTGTTGCATCGCAAAGGAATCGCCGCTTCCGAGGTGGCGTTCCTTCTCGGCTACGCCGATCCAACCTCGTTCCACCACGCCTTCCGCCGCTGGCACCGGACTTCCCCGCGCGCCTACCGCCGCGCCGGCTGA
- the nuoL gene encoding NADH-quinone oxidoreductase subunit L yields the protein MLKALYLIPLLPLAGFVLNGLLGRRLSKPVVGIIACGTVLVAFFLSLGAVMQLGHLESVTPIAGRLDVDQDAKRVTLTAAEWLHAGRGRQGAEFSIPWGFTLDPLSAVMLLVVTGVGFLIHVYSVGYMAHEEGYWRYFAYLNLFMAMMLTLVLGSSFPVMFVGWEGVGLCSYLLIGFDYPKDSAADAGKKAFLVNRVGDMGFVLAMAWIFASLGTLDFTSVMAQASHLTPVVAAAIGVLLFFGACGKSAQIPLYVWLPDAMAGPTPVSALIHAATMVTAGVYMVCRCSAIYLQGPQALMVVATVGALTAIFAASMALRQNDIKKVLAYSTVSQLGYMFLAAGVGAFTAAIFHLMTHAFFKALLFLGSGSVIHAMSGEQDLRKMGGLKKTLPITFATFLVGTLAIAGIPPLSGYFSKDEILWKAFGAGNPLGLGGPIFWAIGLIAAALTTFYMFRLVFLCFYGEGRMDQETAHHLHESPKVMTIPLIILALLSAVGGLVGIPASLSFGRDLNAFERFLAPVFEPAGTVEAGGEPMKAAAESHAGMAQLEYLLMLLALGVVAVSIFTAYRFYRARPEIPQRLAAMYPRLADLLANKFYVDELYDRIIVKPYWWKCNLLAAFDRRIVDGLVNAVGAFTEVCSQLLKLFHTGQVRRYALWFMFGVLAVLWYLA from the coding sequence CGAATCGGTCACCCCGATCGCGGGACGCCTGGACGTCGACCAGGACGCGAAGCGCGTCACGCTGACGGCAGCCGAGTGGCTGCACGCCGGCCGCGGCAGGCAGGGGGCCGAGTTCTCGATCCCCTGGGGCTTCACGCTGGATCCCCTGTCGGCGGTCATGCTGCTGGTGGTGACCGGAGTCGGCTTCCTGATCCATGTCTACTCTGTCGGCTACATGGCCCACGAGGAAGGTTACTGGCGCTACTTCGCCTATTTGAACCTGTTCATGGCGATGATGCTGACGCTGGTGCTGGGCTCCAGCTTCCCGGTGATGTTCGTGGGGTGGGAAGGGGTGGGGTTGTGCTCGTACCTGCTGATCGGCTTCGACTACCCGAAGGACAGCGCGGCCGATGCGGGGAAGAAGGCCTTCCTGGTGAACCGGGTCGGCGACATGGGATTCGTCCTGGCGATGGCCTGGATCTTCGCCTCGCTGGGGACGCTCGATTTCACCTCGGTGATGGCGCAGGCGTCGCATCTGACGCCGGTGGTGGCGGCGGCTATCGGAGTGTTGCTGTTCTTCGGCGCCTGCGGCAAGAGCGCGCAGATTCCGCTTTATGTCTGGCTCCCCGATGCGATGGCGGGTCCCACGCCGGTGTCCGCCCTGATCCATGCCGCAACGATGGTGACGGCGGGTGTCTACATGGTCTGCCGCTGCTCGGCGATCTACCTGCAGGGGCCGCAGGCTTTGATGGTGGTCGCCACGGTGGGGGCGCTCACGGCGATCTTCGCGGCGAGCATGGCGCTGCGCCAGAACGACATCAAGAAGGTGCTGGCCTATTCCACGGTGAGCCAGCTCGGCTACATGTTCCTGGCGGCGGGCGTCGGCGCGTTCACCGCGGCCATCTTCCATCTGATGACGCATGCCTTCTTCAAGGCGCTCCTCTTCCTGGGCTCCGGCAGCGTCATTCACGCCATGAGCGGTGAGCAGGACCTCAGGAAGATGGGCGGGTTGAAGAAGACGCTGCCCATCACCTTCGCGACATTTTTGGTGGGCACTTTGGCTATCGCCGGCATCCCGCCGCTCTCGGGCTACTTCAGCAAGGACGAGATCCTCTGGAAGGCGTTCGGCGCCGGAAACCCGCTCGGCCTGGGCGGGCCGATCTTCTGGGCCATCGGACTGATCGCCGCCGCCCTGACCACCTTCTATATGTTCCGCCTGGTGTTCCTCTGCTTTTACGGCGAGGGGCGCATGGACCAGGAGACGGCGCACCATCTGCACGAGTCGCCGAAAGTGATGACCATTCCTCTGATCATCCTGGCCCTGCTCTCGGCCGTCGGCGGCCTGGTCGGCATTCCGGCCAGCCTCAGCTTCGGCCGTGACCTCAACGCATTCGAGCGCTTCCTGGCCCCGGTCTTCGAGCCGGCCGGCACGGTGGAGGCCGGGGGCGAGCCCATGAAAGCCGCCGCCGAATCGCATGCCGGGATGGCGCAGCTCGAGTACCTTCTGATGCTCCTCGCTCTGGGTGTCGTGGCGGTGTCCATCTTCACCGCCTATCGTTTCTACCGCGCGCGCCCCGAGATCCCGCAGCGCCTGGCGGCGATGTACCCGCGCCTCGCCGACCTGCTCGCCAACAAGTTCTATGTCGATGAGCTGTACGACCGGATCATCGTGAAGCCCTACTGGTGGAAGTGCAATCTGCTCGCCGCCTTCGACCGGCGCATCGTGGATGGCCTGGTGAATGCCGTCGGCGCCTTCACTGAAGTCTGCTCTCAGCTCTTGAAGCTCTTCCACACCGGCCAGGTGCGGCGCTACGCTCTCTGGTTCATGTTCGGCGTGCTCGCCGTTCTTTGGTATCTGGCATGA